The Hahella sp. HNIBRBA332 genome window below encodes:
- a CDS encoding DMT family transporter — translation MSTNKTTLLSYCATALFVLLWSSGAIFSKMGLESASAFAFLLLRFTIAFIVVLSIGLSRGQWLPAPETRLRVAVIGLLMIGGYSICYFKALEHGVTPGVLATVLGVQPILTLLATESAFSLQRLSGLFLALSGLILVVYHSIGLAQISTTGVVFALAALGSITTGSILQKGVKQAPASVLPLQYATTLLLCLAFSPWESVVVEFSPRFLLALLWLGVVISVIATLLLYRLIQAGNLVNVTSLFYLVPGVTAAMDYLFLGNQMSLLSLLGMGAILLGLTLISRTRQAQPEALKPIAAAER, via the coding sequence ATGTCTACAAACAAAACGACGCTACTGTCTTATTGCGCAACCGCGCTCTTCGTACTGCTGTGGAGCAGCGGGGCTATCTTTTCCAAAATGGGTCTGGAGTCCGCCTCCGCTTTCGCCTTTCTTCTCCTCCGTTTCACTATCGCCTTTATTGTGGTGCTGAGCATTGGCCTGAGTCGAGGCCAGTGGCTGCCGGCGCCGGAAACGCGGCTTCGCGTGGCGGTGATCGGTTTACTCATGATTGGCGGTTATTCAATCTGCTACTTCAAAGCGCTAGAGCATGGCGTGACGCCAGGAGTGCTCGCCACTGTGTTGGGCGTGCAGCCCATTCTGACCTTGCTGGCGACCGAGTCCGCCTTTTCGTTGCAACGTCTCTCAGGGCTGTTCCTGGCGTTATCGGGATTGATTCTGGTGGTGTATCACAGTATTGGTCTGGCGCAAATCTCCACGACAGGCGTTGTATTCGCCCTGGCCGCGCTGGGCTCGATCACCACGGGGTCGATATTGCAAAAAGGCGTCAAGCAAGCGCCTGCGTCGGTGCTTCCCCTGCAATACGCGACGACCTTGCTCCTCTGTCTGGCGTTCTCGCCTTGGGAGTCTGTCGTTGTGGAGTTCAGTCCGCGCTTTTTGCTGGCGCTGTTGTGGCTCGGCGTCGTCATCTCGGTGATCGCCACGTTGCTGCTGTACCGTCTCATACAGGCCGGCAACTTGGTGAATGTCACCAGCCTTTTCTACTTGGTCCCCGGCGTCACCGCCGCCATGGATTACCTGTTCCTGGGCAACCAAATGTCTCTTCTGAGCTTGCTTGGCATGGGCGCCATTTTGCTGGGGTTGACACTGATCTCCCGGACGCGCCAAGCGCAGCCTGAGGCGCTGAAGCCGATTGCGGCGGCGGAAAGATGA
- a CDS encoding immune inhibitor A domain-containing protein, which produces MHKRSILSLAISGLLASASPFAASQSHQHGAGAFDPSIANEGRLIQMLKAGGKISEGATLEEATAKLQDWLKDRKAHELQRARMQATTSATAAALAEEPRRVTGNHLRDQRWRERDNRKLFPDNLQLEEWTEGARKAKVLAILMEFPDFPHNSIQPGETEMYYEDYNREHFQDLLFSGSGYEGPNGENLISMRQYYEAQSGASYSVEGNVAGWYMAQKPAAFYGNNVDGDARALIREALLAAAADPNVDLSDYDIEDRYDLDGDGDYWEPDGLVDHVMVFHSAVGEEAGGGQLGEDAIWAHRWNLGQIFPIEGTTSESDNWGGLMAAYDYTIQPISAAAGVCAHEYGHDLGLPDEYDTQYTGKGEPVSYWSIMSSGSWAGKIPGTEPTGFSAYAKEKLQGIWGGNWQHGATLSIDELDRRGEVLLLDEAVSKGTNNDVIRIDLPKKKRVITTPTSGQYAYFGGKANDLHTSMSYDLNLTSATSAKLAFKTWYDIEADWDYGYVMVESASGKVSLPATITTDTNPNGNNLGNGITGASDGWVNAEFDLSAYAGQTVKVSIEYFTDSGTLNPGLYVDDIALSVDGAVVASDNADSAPVFTLDGFAANEGFTLSDRYYLMEWRTHNGVDIGLERLNVSGQLMSFNQGLVVWFVDDSWDNNHVGVHPGEGFLGVVDADQRVVKWEDGSVASTKFQLHDAAFNVIASERLKLDLTDVDSVGSTLKDQNRRPYPRFIDRLNYMSDEIPDAGRNIPEFGLNVLVLSQSADGKVGKVLVRNTSR; this is translated from the coding sequence ATGCATAAAAGAAGCATACTGTCGCTCGCTATATCCGGGCTGCTCGCCTCCGCCTCGCCATTTGCGGCCAGCCAGTCGCATCAACATGGCGCCGGCGCCTTCGACCCCAGCATTGCGAATGAAGGCCGCTTGATTCAAATGTTGAAGGCAGGCGGCAAAATCTCTGAAGGCGCTACGCTGGAAGAAGCCACCGCCAAACTGCAGGACTGGTTGAAAGACCGCAAAGCCCACGAACTGCAACGCGCCCGCATGCAGGCCACAACTTCCGCAACCGCGGCGGCGCTGGCTGAAGAACCTCGCCGCGTTACCGGCAACCATCTGAGAGACCAAAGATGGCGTGAACGGGACAACCGCAAACTGTTCCCCGATAACCTGCAACTGGAAGAGTGGACCGAAGGCGCCCGTAAAGCCAAAGTACTCGCCATCCTGATGGAATTCCCGGACTTCCCGCACAACTCCATCCAACCCGGCGAAACTGAGATGTACTACGAGGACTATAACCGGGAGCATTTTCAGGACCTGCTGTTCTCCGGCTCCGGTTACGAGGGGCCAAATGGTGAGAACCTGATCTCCATGCGTCAGTATTATGAAGCGCAGTCCGGCGCCAGCTACTCTGTAGAAGGCAACGTGGCGGGCTGGTACATGGCGCAGAAGCCGGCGGCGTTTTACGGCAACAACGTGGACGGCGACGCCCGCGCACTGATCCGCGAAGCCCTTTTAGCCGCGGCGGCGGACCCCAATGTGGATCTGAGCGACTATGACATCGAAGACCGTTACGACCTGGACGGCGATGGCGACTACTGGGAGCCGGACGGTTTGGTCGACCACGTGATGGTGTTCCACTCTGCAGTCGGTGAAGAAGCCGGCGGCGGACAACTGGGCGAAGACGCTATCTGGGCGCACCGCTGGAACCTGGGCCAGATCTTCCCGATCGAAGGCACCACTTCCGAGTCCGACAACTGGGGCGGCCTGATGGCGGCGTATGACTACACCATACAGCCGATCTCCGCCGCAGCGGGCGTGTGCGCGCACGAATACGGTCACGACCTGGGTCTGCCGGACGAATACGACACCCAATACACAGGCAAAGGAGAGCCGGTTTCTTACTGGTCCATCATGTCCAGCGGCTCCTGGGCCGGCAAGATTCCAGGCACTGAACCGACCGGCTTCAGCGCTTACGCCAAAGAGAAGCTGCAAGGCATCTGGGGCGGCAACTGGCAGCACGGCGCCACCTTGTCTATCGATGAGCTGGATCGCAGAGGCGAAGTCTTGTTGCTGGACGAAGCGGTAAGCAAAGGGACTAACAACGATGTCATCCGCATCGACCTGCCGAAGAAAAAACGCGTCATCACAACGCCAACCAGCGGTCAGTACGCGTATTTCGGCGGTAAGGCCAACGACCTGCACACCAGCATGTCCTATGACCTGAACCTGACGTCCGCCACCTCCGCCAAACTGGCGTTCAAAACCTGGTACGACATCGAAGCGGACTGGGATTACGGCTACGTGATGGTGGAAAGCGCGTCCGGCAAAGTCAGCCTGCCAGCGACAATCACCACTGACACCAATCCCAATGGCAACAACCTCGGCAACGGCATCACCGGCGCATCCGACGGTTGGGTGAACGCAGAGTTCGATCTGTCCGCTTACGCTGGCCAGACCGTTAAAGTCAGTATCGAATACTTCACTGACTCCGGCACGCTCAACCCAGGCCTGTACGTGGACGATATCGCTCTGTCCGTAGACGGTGCGGTTGTCGCCAGCGACAACGCCGATTCCGCGCCAGTGTTCACACTGGACGGTTTCGCAGCGAACGAAGGCTTCACGCTGTCCGATCGCTACTACCTGATGGAATGGCGTACGCACAACGGCGTCGACATCGGTCTGGAACGTCTCAACGTATCCGGTCAGTTGATGTCCTTCAACCAGGGTCTGGTAGTCTGGTTCGTGGATGACTCCTGGGATAACAACCACGTGGGCGTTCACCCTGGCGAAGGCTTCCTGGGCGTCGTCGACGCAGACCAGAGAGTGGTTAAGTGGGAAGACGGCAGTGTCGCATCCACCAAGTTCCAGTTGCACGACGCGGCGTTCAACGTGATCGCTTCCGAGCGCCTGAAACTGGACCTGACGGATGTGGACTCCGTAGGCTCCACGCTGAAAGACCAAAACCGTCGCCCCTATCCGCGCTTCATCGATCGTCTCAACTACATGAGCGACGAGATTCCTGATGCGGGCCGCAACATTCCGGAATTCGGCCTCAACGTCCTGGTGCTGTCACAAAGCGCCGACGGCAAAGTGGGCAAAGTTCTGGTGAGAAACACTTCCCGATAG